A genomic window from Solanum dulcamara chromosome 11, daSolDulc1.2, whole genome shotgun sequence includes:
- the LOC129874127 gene encoding phosphate transporter PHO1 homolog 9-like isoform X2 gives MKFGKEYASQMVHEWQEAYMDYNYLKSLLNEILNFKEKNAPLPEVAATPRGSLKRRLSMYRAFSGLQTRYNSFNGKNNHEDEVIVVNSVQQEGSEGLYETTFLVSYEEGGECELIFFRRLDDEFNKVLTFYKKKAGEVKVEADELSKQMDALIALRIKVDKISIGIQSAQVIDPSTNDNSAMSPASVDPIHFSSPGRSQMEAIQEVEMTNEEILEEEAIQEVEMTSEEILEEEATTGKRDTTKMDPIGFRPAPLEILDYLKINIEPESPISTLRSCIMTSKSNLSFSKEELRKAEEQMKKAFVEFYQKLRLLKRYSSLNVLAFSKIMKKYDKITSRKASKSYLEMIEKSYLRSSDEVSELITGVEATFIKHFVNGNRRKGMKYLRPQAKRETHRVSFFLGLFSGCSLALVAAIAVSIRAGNLLEHEGRGQYMENIFPLYSLFGFVILHMLMYGANIYYWRRFRVNYPFIFGFKQGTELGYRQVLLLASALSLLALAAALYHLDMDIDPKTRSFETVTELTPLALVIVLLLITFCPLNIIYRSSRFFFIKCVWRCLCAPLYKVTLPDFFLADQLTSQVQAIRSLQFYVCYYVWGNFRERSNKCQQSSIYPILYIFLAIIPFWSRFIQCLRRLFEEKDSMQGFNSLKYLSTIVALVMRTLYDQKRGTFWKVMAASTSGITTVANTYWDLVIDWGLLQRNSKNPWLRDKLLVPYKIVYFVAIVLNIILRLVWMQLVLDFQELPFLHKKAFVAMVACLEILRRGMWNFFRLENEHLNNVGKYRASKSVPLPFNYDEDKSM, from the exons ATGAAATTTGGGAAGGAATATGCATCCCAAATGGTCCATGAATGGCAAGAAGCTTATATGGATTATAATTATCTCAAGAGTCTTTTGAATGAAATCTTGAATTTCAAGGAAAAAAATGCACCATTACCTGAAGTTGCAGCCACCCCAAGAGGGTCTTTAAAGAGAAGACTATCAATGTACAGAGCATTTAGTGGATTACAAACTAGATACAACAGTTTCAATGGGAAAAATAACCACGAAGATGAAGTGATAGTAGTGAATTCAGTGCAACAAGAGGGATCtgaaggtctttatgaaacCACCTTCCTTGTGTCTTATGAAGAAGGCGGAGAATGTGAGCTGATTTTCTTTAGAAGATTGGACGATGAATTCAACAAGGTGCTAACTTTTTACAAGAAAAAAGCAGGGGAAGTGAAGGTTGAGGCTGATGAGTTGAGTAAACAAATGGATGCACTTATTGCTCTAAGAATCAAGGTTGATAAGATTTCAATTGGAATCCAAAGTGCCCAAGTGATCGATCCTTCAACCAATGATAATAGTGCCATGTCTCCAGCATCAGTGGATCCTATTCATTTCAGTAGTCCAG GTAGGTCACAAATGGAGGCAATTCAAGAAGTTGAGATGACCAATGAAGAAATACTGGAAGAGGAGGCAATTCAAGAAGTTGAGATGACAAGTGAAGAGATTTTGGAAGAGGAAGCAACAACAGGGAAAAGAGATACAACAAAGATGGATCCCATTGGTTTTAGGCCTGCTCCACTAGAGATTCTGGACTACTTAAAAATCAATATTGAACCCGAATCACCTATCTCAACTTTAAGATCTTGTATCATGACTTCAAAATCAAACTTATCATTCAGCAAAGAAGAGCTCAGAAAAGCTGAagaacaaatgaaaaaggctttTGTCGAGTTCTATCAGAAGCTTAGACTTTTAAAAAGATACAG TTCCTTAAATGTGTTGGCATTTTCCAAGATCATGAAGAAGTATGATAAG ATCACTTCAAGGAAAGCTTCTAAATCATACTTAGAGATGATTGAAAAATCTTATCTTCGTAGCTCAGATGAG GTTTCTGAGCTCATAACAGGCGTGGAAGCCACGTTCATAAAGCATTTTGTCAATGGAAACCGAAGGAAAGGAATGAaatatttaagaccacaagCAAAAAGAGAAACGCATAGAGTATCATTTTTCCTAG GTTTGTTCTCTGGCTGCTCATTAGCATTAGTAGCAGCTATAGCTGTATCGATACGTGCAGGAAACCTACTAGAGCACGAGGGTCGTGGGCAGTATATGGAAAACATATTTCCATTGTACAG CCTATTCGGATTCGTTATCCTGCATATGCTCATGTACGGGGCAAACATATACTACTGGAGGCGTTTTCGAGTCAATTATCCCTTCATATTTGGCTTCAAGCAGGGAACAGAGTTAGGTTACAGACAAGTTCTCCTCCTCGCTTCTGCTCTTTCATTACTTGCATTGGCTGCTGCACTCTATCACCTGGATATGGATATTGATCCGAAAACACGAAGTTTTGAGACAGTGACTGAGCTGACCCCACTTGCCTTGGTGATT GTTCTGCTTCTAATAACTTTTTGTCCTCTGAACATTATATATCGTTCAAGTCGTTTCTTCTTTATAAAATGTGTCTGGCGCTGTCTGTGTGCTCCCCTTTATAAG GTTACCCTACCAGATTTTTTCTTGGCAGATCAACTTACCAGCCAG GTTCAGGCAATTAGGAGTTTGCAATTCTATGTCTGCTACTATGTGTGGGGCAACTTCAGAGAAAGGTCAAATAAATGTCAACAAAGCAGTATTTACCCAATCTTATACATATTCCTCGCAATTATTCCCTTTTGGTCTCGGTTTATTCAG TGTCTTCGTCGCTTGTTTGAAGAGAAAGATTCGATGCAGGGGTTTAATAGCCTCAAATATTTATCAACAATTGTTGCTCTTGTGATGAGGACACTATATGATCAGAAAAGAGGAACCTTTTGGAAAGTAATGGCAGCATCAACTTCAGGAATTACTACAGTTGCAAACACTTATTGGGACCTTGTCATAGATTGGGGTTTATTACAAAGGAATTCCAAAAACCCCTGGTTGAGAGACAAGCTACTTGTGCCATACAAGATTGTCTACTTTGTTGCCATT GTTCTTAACATTATTCTGAGACTAGTATGGATGCAATTGGTTCTAGATTTTCAAGAACTACCCTTTTTGCACAAGAAAGCATTTGTTGCAATGGTGGCCTGTTTGGAAATCCTTCGCCGAGGCATGTGGAACTTTTTCAG GTTGGAAAATGAGCACTTAAATAACGTTGGTAAATATCGTGCCTCCAAGTCCGTACCCCTGCCTTTCAACTACGACGAAGACAAGAGTATGTAA
- the LOC129874127 gene encoding phosphate transporter PHO1 homolog 3-like isoform X1: MKFGKEYASQMVHEWQEAYMDYNYLKSLLNEILNFKEKNAPLPEVAATPRGSLKRRLSMYRAFSGLQTRYNSFNGKNNHEDEVIVVNSVQQEGSEGLYETTFLVSYEEGGECELIFFRRLDDEFNKVLTFYKKKAGEVKVEADELSKQMDALIALRIKVDKISIGIQSAQVIDPSTNDNSAMSPASVDPIHFSSPGRSQMEAIQEVEMTNEEILEEEAIQEVEMTSEEILEEEATTGKRDTTKMDPIGFRPAPLEILDYLKINIEPESPISTLRSCIMTSKSNLSFSKEELRKAEEQMKKAFVEFYQKLRLLKRYSSLNVLAFSKIMKKYDKITSRKASKSYLEMIEKSYLRSSDEVRFPSVSIFFSSQPYSTCDYSLNVASIIVIVKVSELITGVEATFIKHFVNGNRRKGMKYLRPQAKRETHRVSFFLGLFSGCSLALVAAIAVSIRAGNLLEHEGRGQYMENIFPLYSLFGFVILHMLMYGANIYYWRRFRVNYPFIFGFKQGTELGYRQVLLLASALSLLALAAALYHLDMDIDPKTRSFETVTELTPLALVIVLLLITFCPLNIIYRSSRFFFIKCVWRCLCAPLYKVTLPDFFLADQLTSQVQAIRSLQFYVCYYVWGNFRERSNKCQQSSIYPILYIFLAIIPFWSRFIQCLRRLFEEKDSMQGFNSLKYLSTIVALVMRTLYDQKRGTFWKVMAASTSGITTVANTYWDLVIDWGLLQRNSKNPWLRDKLLVPYKIVYFVAIVLNIILRLVWMQLVLDFQELPFLHKKAFVAMVACLEILRRGMWNFFRLENEHLNNVGKYRASKSVPLPFNYDEDKSM, translated from the exons ATGAAATTTGGGAAGGAATATGCATCCCAAATGGTCCATGAATGGCAAGAAGCTTATATGGATTATAATTATCTCAAGAGTCTTTTGAATGAAATCTTGAATTTCAAGGAAAAAAATGCACCATTACCTGAAGTTGCAGCCACCCCAAGAGGGTCTTTAAAGAGAAGACTATCAATGTACAGAGCATTTAGTGGATTACAAACTAGATACAACAGTTTCAATGGGAAAAATAACCACGAAGATGAAGTGATAGTAGTGAATTCAGTGCAACAAGAGGGATCtgaaggtctttatgaaacCACCTTCCTTGTGTCTTATGAAGAAGGCGGAGAATGTGAGCTGATTTTCTTTAGAAGATTGGACGATGAATTCAACAAGGTGCTAACTTTTTACAAGAAAAAAGCAGGGGAAGTGAAGGTTGAGGCTGATGAGTTGAGTAAACAAATGGATGCACTTATTGCTCTAAGAATCAAGGTTGATAAGATTTCAATTGGAATCCAAAGTGCCCAAGTGATCGATCCTTCAACCAATGATAATAGTGCCATGTCTCCAGCATCAGTGGATCCTATTCATTTCAGTAGTCCAG GTAGGTCACAAATGGAGGCAATTCAAGAAGTTGAGATGACCAATGAAGAAATACTGGAAGAGGAGGCAATTCAAGAAGTTGAGATGACAAGTGAAGAGATTTTGGAAGAGGAAGCAACAACAGGGAAAAGAGATACAACAAAGATGGATCCCATTGGTTTTAGGCCTGCTCCACTAGAGATTCTGGACTACTTAAAAATCAATATTGAACCCGAATCACCTATCTCAACTTTAAGATCTTGTATCATGACTTCAAAATCAAACTTATCATTCAGCAAAGAAGAGCTCAGAAAAGCTGAagaacaaatgaaaaaggctttTGTCGAGTTCTATCAGAAGCTTAGACTTTTAAAAAGATACAG TTCCTTAAATGTGTTGGCATTTTCCAAGATCATGAAGAAGTATGATAAG ATCACTTCAAGGAAAGCTTCTAAATCATACTTAGAGATGATTGAAAAATCTTATCTTCGTAGCTCAGATGAGGTACGTTTTCCTtcagtttcaatttttttttcctctcaGCCTTATTCCACTTGTGACTATAGTTTGAACGTTGCATCAATCATTGTTATTGTTAAGGTTTCTGAGCTCATAACAGGCGTGGAAGCCACGTTCATAAAGCATTTTGTCAATGGAAACCGAAGGAAAGGAATGAaatatttaagaccacaagCAAAAAGAGAAACGCATAGAGTATCATTTTTCCTAG GTTTGTTCTCTGGCTGCTCATTAGCATTAGTAGCAGCTATAGCTGTATCGATACGTGCAGGAAACCTACTAGAGCACGAGGGTCGTGGGCAGTATATGGAAAACATATTTCCATTGTACAG CCTATTCGGATTCGTTATCCTGCATATGCTCATGTACGGGGCAAACATATACTACTGGAGGCGTTTTCGAGTCAATTATCCCTTCATATTTGGCTTCAAGCAGGGAACAGAGTTAGGTTACAGACAAGTTCTCCTCCTCGCTTCTGCTCTTTCATTACTTGCATTGGCTGCTGCACTCTATCACCTGGATATGGATATTGATCCGAAAACACGAAGTTTTGAGACAGTGACTGAGCTGACCCCACTTGCCTTGGTGATT GTTCTGCTTCTAATAACTTTTTGTCCTCTGAACATTATATATCGTTCAAGTCGTTTCTTCTTTATAAAATGTGTCTGGCGCTGTCTGTGTGCTCCCCTTTATAAG GTTACCCTACCAGATTTTTTCTTGGCAGATCAACTTACCAGCCAG GTTCAGGCAATTAGGAGTTTGCAATTCTATGTCTGCTACTATGTGTGGGGCAACTTCAGAGAAAGGTCAAATAAATGTCAACAAAGCAGTATTTACCCAATCTTATACATATTCCTCGCAATTATTCCCTTTTGGTCTCGGTTTATTCAG TGTCTTCGTCGCTTGTTTGAAGAGAAAGATTCGATGCAGGGGTTTAATAGCCTCAAATATTTATCAACAATTGTTGCTCTTGTGATGAGGACACTATATGATCAGAAAAGAGGAACCTTTTGGAAAGTAATGGCAGCATCAACTTCAGGAATTACTACAGTTGCAAACACTTATTGGGACCTTGTCATAGATTGGGGTTTATTACAAAGGAATTCCAAAAACCCCTGGTTGAGAGACAAGCTACTTGTGCCATACAAGATTGTCTACTTTGTTGCCATT GTTCTTAACATTATTCTGAGACTAGTATGGATGCAATTGGTTCTAGATTTTCAAGAACTACCCTTTTTGCACAAGAAAGCATTTGTTGCAATGGTGGCCTGTTTGGAAATCCTTCGCCGAGGCATGTGGAACTTTTTCAG GTTGGAAAATGAGCACTTAAATAACGTTGGTAAATATCGTGCCTCCAAGTCCGTACCCCTGCCTTTCAACTACGACGAAGACAAGAGTATGTAA
- the LOC129874127 gene encoding phosphate transporter PHO1 homolog 9-like isoform X3, with product MIIVPCLQHQWILFISVVQIGRSQMEAIQEVEMTNEEILEEEAIQEVEMTSEEILEEEATTGKRDTTKMDPIGFRPAPLEILDYLKINIEPESPISTLRSCIMTSKSNLSFSKEELRKAEEQMKKAFVEFYQKLRLLKRYSSLNVLAFSKIMKKYDKITSRKASKSYLEMIEKSYLRSSDEVRFPSVSIFFSSQPYSTCDYSLNVASIIVIVKVSELITGVEATFIKHFVNGNRRKGMKYLRPQAKRETHRVSFFLGLFSGCSLALVAAIAVSIRAGNLLEHEGRGQYMENIFPLYSLFGFVILHMLMYGANIYYWRRFRVNYPFIFGFKQGTELGYRQVLLLASALSLLALAAALYHLDMDIDPKTRSFETVTELTPLALVIVLLLITFCPLNIIYRSSRFFFIKCVWRCLCAPLYKVTLPDFFLADQLTSQVQAIRSLQFYVCYYVWGNFRERSNKCQQSSIYPILYIFLAIIPFWSRFIQCLRRLFEEKDSMQGFNSLKYLSTIVALVMRTLYDQKRGTFWKVMAASTSGITTVANTYWDLVIDWGLLQRNSKNPWLRDKLLVPYKIVYFVAIVLNIILRLVWMQLVLDFQELPFLHKKAFVAMVACLEILRRGMWNFFRLENEHLNNVGKYRASKSVPLPFNYDEDKSM from the exons ATGATAATAGTGCCATGTCTCCAGCATCAGTGGATCCTATTCATTTCAGTAGTCCAG ATAGGTAGGTCACAAATGGAGGCAATTCAAGAAGTTGAGATGACCAATGAAGAAATACTGGAAGAGGAGGCAATTCAAGAAGTTGAGATGACAAGTGAAGAGATTTTGGAAGAGGAAGCAACAACAGGGAAAAGAGATACAACAAAGATGGATCCCATTGGTTTTAGGCCTGCTCCACTAGAGATTCTGGACTACTTAAAAATCAATATTGAACCCGAATCACCTATCTCAACTTTAAGATCTTGTATCATGACTTCAAAATCAAACTTATCATTCAGCAAAGAAGAGCTCAGAAAAGCTGAagaacaaatgaaaaaggctttTGTCGAGTTCTATCAGAAGCTTAGACTTTTAAAAAGATACAG TTCCTTAAATGTGTTGGCATTTTCCAAGATCATGAAGAAGTATGATAAG ATCACTTCAAGGAAAGCTTCTAAATCATACTTAGAGATGATTGAAAAATCTTATCTTCGTAGCTCAGATGAGGTACGTTTTCCTtcagtttcaatttttttttcctctcaGCCTTATTCCACTTGTGACTATAGTTTGAACGTTGCATCAATCATTGTTATTGTTAAGGTTTCTGAGCTCATAACAGGCGTGGAAGCCACGTTCATAAAGCATTTTGTCAATGGAAACCGAAGGAAAGGAATGAaatatttaagaccacaagCAAAAAGAGAAACGCATAGAGTATCATTTTTCCTAG GTTTGTTCTCTGGCTGCTCATTAGCATTAGTAGCAGCTATAGCTGTATCGATACGTGCAGGAAACCTACTAGAGCACGAGGGTCGTGGGCAGTATATGGAAAACATATTTCCATTGTACAG CCTATTCGGATTCGTTATCCTGCATATGCTCATGTACGGGGCAAACATATACTACTGGAGGCGTTTTCGAGTCAATTATCCCTTCATATTTGGCTTCAAGCAGGGAACAGAGTTAGGTTACAGACAAGTTCTCCTCCTCGCTTCTGCTCTTTCATTACTTGCATTGGCTGCTGCACTCTATCACCTGGATATGGATATTGATCCGAAAACACGAAGTTTTGAGACAGTGACTGAGCTGACCCCACTTGCCTTGGTGATT GTTCTGCTTCTAATAACTTTTTGTCCTCTGAACATTATATATCGTTCAAGTCGTTTCTTCTTTATAAAATGTGTCTGGCGCTGTCTGTGTGCTCCCCTTTATAAG GTTACCCTACCAGATTTTTTCTTGGCAGATCAACTTACCAGCCAG GTTCAGGCAATTAGGAGTTTGCAATTCTATGTCTGCTACTATGTGTGGGGCAACTTCAGAGAAAGGTCAAATAAATGTCAACAAAGCAGTATTTACCCAATCTTATACATATTCCTCGCAATTATTCCCTTTTGGTCTCGGTTTATTCAG TGTCTTCGTCGCTTGTTTGAAGAGAAAGATTCGATGCAGGGGTTTAATAGCCTCAAATATTTATCAACAATTGTTGCTCTTGTGATGAGGACACTATATGATCAGAAAAGAGGAACCTTTTGGAAAGTAATGGCAGCATCAACTTCAGGAATTACTACAGTTGCAAACACTTATTGGGACCTTGTCATAGATTGGGGTTTATTACAAAGGAATTCCAAAAACCCCTGGTTGAGAGACAAGCTACTTGTGCCATACAAGATTGTCTACTTTGTTGCCATT GTTCTTAACATTATTCTGAGACTAGTATGGATGCAATTGGTTCTAGATTTTCAAGAACTACCCTTTTTGCACAAGAAAGCATTTGTTGCAATGGTGGCCTGTTTGGAAATCCTTCGCCGAGGCATGTGGAACTTTTTCAG GTTGGAAAATGAGCACTTAAATAACGTTGGTAAATATCGTGCCTCCAAGTCCGTACCCCTGCCTTTCAACTACGACGAAGACAAGAGTATGTAA
- the LOC129874094 gene encoding phosphate transporter PHO1 homolog 9-like, with protein MKFGKEFASQMVPEWQETYMDYYYLKGVLKDISCFKKKNAPLPEVAATPKGSLKRRISMYRAFSGLQSRFSFKGSPGRSDNEDEEVILVSSLQQEGSQGHHQTMFLMSSEQGGEYEMVFFRRLDDEFNKVITFYKKKVGEVKAEADELSKQMDALIALRIMVDKPSIAMHSDQVMMDPSTNDDSTLSPASVVPTHMRSPGGSHMEAIQEVEMTGEEILEEESTSEKREKAKKNLMGFRPAPIEILDNVKINIDPATPISTLKNVIKCSKANLKFSKDELRKAEEQMKKALVEFYKKLRLLKSYRFLNVLAFSKILKKYDKTTSRQASKSYSDMVDKSDLGNSDEINKLIERVEVTFVKHFVNGNRRKGMKYLRPQAKRETHRVTFFMGLFSGCSIALVAAIVVAIRAGHLLEHVGRGQYMDNIFPLYSLFGYIVLHMLMYGANVYYWKRFRVNYPFIFGFKQGTELGYRQVFLLASGLSVLALAAALSNLDMDMNPTTKSFETMKELIPLLLVFVLILITFCPLNILYRSSRFFLLRTAWHCLCAPLYKVTLPDFILADQLTSQVQAIRSLQFYVCYYVWGNFKTRSSTCQDSSVYQILYIVVAIIPFWSRFIQCLRRLFEEKDSMQGLNSLKYFSTIVALVMRTLYDQKRGTFWKVMAASTSGITTVANTYWDLVIDWGLLQRNSKNPWLRDKLLVPHKIVYFVAIVLDILLRLVWMQLVLDFQELPHLHKKAFVAIVACLEILRRGLWNFFRLENEHLNNVGKYRVSKSVPLPFNYDEDKSM; from the exons atgaaattTGGGAAAGAATTTGCTTCCCAAATGGTTCCTGAATGGCAAGAAACCTACATGGATTATTATTATCTAAAGGGTGTGTTGAAAGACATATCATGTTTCAAGAAGAAAAATGCACCATTACCTGAAGTTGCAGCCACCCCCAAAGGCTCATTAAAGAGAAGGATATCTATGTACAGAGCTTTTAGTGGATTACAAAGTAGATTCAGTTTCAAAGGTTCTCCTGGTAGAAGTGAcaatgaagatgaagaagttatTTTAGTAAGTTCACTGCAGCAAGAAGGATCCCAAGGACACCATCAAACTATGTTTCTTATGTCATCTGAACAAGGTGGAGAATATGAGATGGTTTTCTTTAGAAGACTTGATGATGAATTCAACAAGGTGATAACTTTTTACAAGAAAAAAGTAGGGGAAGTGAAGGCTGAAGCTGATGAGTTGAGTAAACAAATGGATGCACTTATTGCTCTAAGAATTATGGTTGATAAACCTTCAATTGCAATGCACAGTGACCAAGTGATGATGGATCCTTCAACCAATGATGATAGTACTTTGTCTCCAGCATCAGTGGTTCCTACTCATATGAGAAGTCCAG GTGGGTCACATATGGAGGCAATTCAAGAAGTTGAGATGACTGGTGAAGAAATTCTAGAAGAGGAATCAACATcagagaaaagagagaaagcAAAGAAGAATCTCATGGGTTTTAGGCCTGCTccaattgagattttggacAATGTAAAAATCAATATTGATCCCGCAACACCTATCTCGACTTTGAAAAATGTGATCAAGTGTTCAAAAGCAAACTTAAAATTCAGCAAAGATGAACTTAGAAAAGCTGAagaacaaatgaaaaaggctttGGTTGAGTTCTATAAAAAGCTTAGACTTCTGAAAAGCTACCG TTTCTTAAACGTGTTGGCGTTCTCCAAGATCTTGAAGAAGTATGATAAG ACCACTTCAAGGCAAGCTTCTAAATCATACTCAGATATGGTTGATAAATCTGATCTTGGTAACTCAGATGAG ATTAACAAGCTCATAGAAAGAGTGGAGGTTACGTTCGTAAAACATTTTGTCAATGGAAATCGAAGGAAAGGAATGAaatatttaagaccacaagCTAAAAGAGAGACTCATCGAGTAACATTTTTCATGG GTTTGTTCTCTGGCTGCTCAATAGCATTAGTGGCAGCTATTGTTGTAGCGATACGTGCAGGGCACCTTCTAGAGCATGTCGGTCGCGGGCAGTATATGGATAACATATTTCCACTCTATAG CCTATTTGGATACATTGTCCTCCATATGCTCATGTACGGGGCGAATGTATACTACTGGAAGCGTTTTCGGGTCAATTATCCCTTCATATTTGGCTTCAAGCAGGGAACAGAGTTAGGTTACAGACAAGTTTTCCTCCTTGCTTCTGGTCTTTCAGTACTTGCATTGGCTGCTGCACTCTCCAACCTGGATATGGATATGAACCCGACAACAAAAAGTTTTGAGACAATGAAAGAGCTGATCCCACTTCTGTTGGTGTTT GTTCTTATTTTGATAACTTTTTGTCCTCTGAACATTTTATATCGTTCAAGTCGTTTCTTCTTGTTAAGAACTGCCTGGCACTGCTTATGCGCTCCCCTCTATAAG GTTACTCTTCCAGATTTCATCTTGGCAGATCAACTTACCAGCCAG GTTCAAGCAATTAGAAGTTTGCAATTCTATGTATGCTACTATGTATGGGGCAACTTCAAAACAAGATCAAGCACATGTCAAGACAGCAGTGTTTACCAGATCTTATACATAGTCGTTGCAATTATTCCCTTTTGGTCTCGGTTTATTCAG TGTCTTCGTCGCTTATTTGAAGAGAAAGATTCGATGCAGGGGCTTAATAGcctcaaatatttctcaactATTGTTGCTCTTGTAATGAGGACACTATATGATCAGAAGAGAGGAACCTTTTGGAAAGTAATGGCAGCATCAACTTCAGGAATTACTACAGTTGCAAACACTTACTGGGACCTTGTCATAGATTGGGGTCTATTGCAAAGGAATTCCAAAAATCCCTGGTTGAGAGACAAGCTACTTGTGCCACACAAGATTGTCTACTTTGTTGCCATT GTTCTTGACATTCTTCTTAGACTAGTATGGATGCAGTTGGTTCTAGATTTTCAAGAACTACCTCATCTGCACAAGAAAGCTTTTGTTGCAATTGTTGCCTGTTTGGAAATCCTTCGCCGAGGCTTGTGGAACTTTTTCAG GTTGGAAAATGAGCACTTAAATAACGTTGGGAAATATCGTGTCTCCAAGTCTGTACCACTCCCTTTCAACTACGACGAAGACAAGAGTATGTAA